From a single Cupriavidus taiwanensis LMG 19424 genomic region:
- a CDS encoding carboxymuconolactone decarboxylase family protein — translation MEFLSTIKNLIPDYAKDIRLNVDGTIARSSLEGNDAVGVALAAAFAAQSKVLVDAIRNAGVLSPDETNGALTAAALMGMNNTWYPYVEMADDPDLASQPAGLRMNAYATHGGVDKRRFEMYALAASIVGKCHFCVKSHYQLLKNEQGMTAQQLRDVGRIAAVIVAAANVIAAQ, via the coding sequence ATGGAATTCCTCAGCACGATTAAGAACCTCATTCCCGATTACGCCAAGGACATCCGCCTGAACGTCGACGGCACCATTGCCCGCTCCTCGCTGGAAGGCAACGATGCGGTGGGCGTGGCGCTGGCGGCGGCATTCGCGGCGCAGAGCAAGGTGCTGGTGGATGCCATCCGCAATGCCGGCGTGCTGTCGCCCGACGAAACCAACGGCGCGCTGACCGCGGCCGCGCTGATGGGCATGAACAACACCTGGTACCCGTATGTCGAGATGGCCGACGACCCGGACCTGGCCAGCCAGCCCGCCGGGCTGCGCATGAACGCCTACGCCACGCATGGCGGCGTGGACAAGCGCCGCTTCGAGATGTACGCGCTGGCCGCATCGATCGTCGGCAAGTGCCATTTCTGCGTAAAGTCCCACTACCAGTTGCTGAAGAACGAACAGGGCATGACCGCGCAGCAGCTGCGCGACGTCGGCCGCATCGCCGCGGTGATCGTGGCGGCCGCCAACGTGATTGCAGCCCAGTAA
- a CDS encoding peroxiredoxin: MKTVGDKLEAFHVVGVKPGFNNHEENGQSAFEDITEKSFEGKWKIIYFYPKDFTFVCPTEIVAFAKLNGDFADRDAIVLGGSTDNEFVKLAWRREHKDLNKLNQWQFADVTGSLIDQLGVRDHAAGVALRATFIVDPDNVIQHVSVNNLNVGRNPDEVLRILDGLQTDELCPCNRAVGGATL, from the coding sequence ATGAAGACCGTTGGTGACAAGCTCGAAGCCTTCCACGTCGTCGGTGTCAAGCCGGGTTTCAACAATCACGAAGAGAACGGCCAGTCGGCTTTCGAAGACATCACTGAAAAGTCGTTCGAAGGCAAGTGGAAGATCATCTACTTCTACCCGAAGGACTTCACCTTCGTGTGCCCGACCGAAATCGTCGCCTTCGCCAAGCTGAACGGCGACTTCGCCGACCGCGATGCGATCGTGCTGGGCGGCTCGACCGACAACGAGTTCGTCAAGCTGGCATGGCGCCGCGAACACAAGGACCTGAACAAGCTGAACCAGTGGCAATTCGCCGACGTGACCGGTTCGCTGATCGACCAGCTGGGCGTGCGTGACCACGCCGCCGGCGTGGCCCTGCGCGCGACCTTCATCGTCGACCCGGACAACGTGATTCAGCACGTTTCGGTGAACAACCTGAACGTGGGCCGCAACCCGGACGAAGTCCTGCGTATCCTGGACGGCCTGCAGACGGACGAGCTGTGCCCGTGCAACCGTGCCGTTGGTGGCGCCACGCTGTAA